DNA sequence from the Eubacterium sp. 1001713B170207_170306_E7 genome:
CTGTAAGCCCTCGCCGACGATTTCAGCCGCGTCGGCAGCTGTTTTCGCACCGCGCTTGATGGCCAGTGCAGCGCCCAGCGTGTAAGCCCAGCAGGCATTTTCAAAACAGATTGGCTGAATGCCTTTAACGATACCCGCAACGTCAATGCCCTTTTCATCGCAGATGGCTTTGGCTTCTTCTAAAGAGGCAATGCCGTTTGCTTTTAAGACTTCGTTGATTTTGTCGATTCTTCTTTCATAACTTTCAAATAATGGCATCTCAGAACCTCCTATTCGTTTCTCGGGTCGATGTACTTAGCAGCACCATCGAACTGTCCATACTGGCCGGAAGCTGCGTCCATGGCTTCTTTCGGATCCATGCCCTTTTTGATGTTTTCCATCATTTTGCCGAGCTGTACGAAAGCGTAACCGATGATTTCGTCTTTTTCGTTTAAAGCGACCTTTGTGACATAGCCTTCTGCCATTTCCAGGTAACGCGGTCCTTTTGCCAGTGTACCGTACATGGTGCCAACCTGGCTTCTGAGGCCTTTGCCCAGGTCTTCAAGGCCAGCACCGACCGGAAGACCATCTTCAGAGAAAGCGGTCTGAGTACGGCCATAAACGATCTGTAAAAACAGCTCGCGCATGGCGGTATTGATGGCGTCGCAGACAAGGTCTGTATTCAGGGCTTCAAGAATTGTTTTACCCGGCAGGATTTCAGACGCCATCGCGGCGGAGTGTGTCATGCCAGAGCAGCCGATGGTTTCAATCAGGGCTTCCTGAATGATACCGTCCTTTACATTTAAGGTTAATTTACAGGCACCCTGCTGAGGGGCGCACCAGCCTACACCATGTGTTAAACCGGAAATGTCTTTAACTTCTTTTGCCTGTACCCATCTGCCTTCTTCAGGGATTGGGGCACAGCCGTGGTTTGCATTGCTGGCTACGCAGCACATACTATTTACTTCATGAGAATATTCCATTCGCTAAACTCCCTTCGAATTTTTCCTACAGTTATTATAATATGGGTGTCTCAAAAAAAATATGGTAATTTTTTGTCATTTCGCATTTTTTGTCCCAGCGGGACAAAAATGTAGAAAATGAAAACGGCTAATAGAGTAAAATCTAGCCATTCTTAGAAAATTGAAGTTTTTTTGTGAAAAGTTATCTGTAATAGACAAAAAGTTGGGTTGATGTTCGTTTAAAGGTAAGGTACAATAAATCTAAATGTAAATTTACTAAAATTTACCCGAAAATCGTGTTAAACAAGATGAAATTTGTATAGATGAAAAGAGGTAATGGGATGGATTATATTCACAAATTTAGCATCGGTCCGGTGGAAATGGACAAAATGCTCGAAGAGTATCATCAACTGCGAAAAACCCGCCGCTACTGCGCGGCTTGTCCCAACTACAACAAATATTGGTCCTGCCCGGACTATGCCTTCGACGAGGCTTTGTTTTTAAAGGAATTCAAATATATGTATCTGATCGCCAGAGAATATGAAATTCCGAGGGAAGACCGCCAGAAAATTTTTGGGATTCAGCCGGTGGCCGAGTACTGCAAGCAGGTCATGCAGGCCATGAAGGTTGAATCCTGGAAGGATCTTCTGGATCTGGAAGCCGAATTTCCGGGAACGTTGTCCTTAATGCCAGGCAACTGTCATGTCTGCGATATTTCCGGTGAGGGCTGCGCCAAGCCGAAGGGACAGAAGTGCCGCCATCCGGAGCTTATGCGTTTCTCGCTCGAATCCCTGGGCTTTGACGTGGACGCCATCTGTAAGTATGAAATCGGTGTGCTCCTGCTCTGGCCAAAGGAAGGCCATCTGCCGGAAAAACTGTGCGCGGTCATGGCGCTTATGAGCAATGAAAAGATTTCAATGGACGCGATTAAAGCCCATTTTCCGGACGCCAAAAAGAGCTGGCTGCGTTTTTCAGACACAGCGCCCGAAGCCCGGAACGAGGTGCGTCCAAGCGTTAAACGCCAGGAAAGCTGGATCGACAACATGAAAAAGCAGAATCTTGAAAAAGCAGAGGATCCTGCCTACAAGCCGCAGAAGAGCTGGATTGGCTTTAAAAGCGAAGCTCTGGACAGCGGTGAATATGTCAAGGAACGCCCCTGGCGGGAGGAAGCACCTGAGGAAGCCCCGGCAGCGCCTGAAGAAACCGCGGCGCTGGCCGAGGAAATGATTGAGTCCAGCGCAGAACCCGTGCCGGATGCCGAACCGGAGGCCGCCGCGGCGGAACCACTGGCTCAGCCCGACACTACATCCTCTGAGGACGAGGAGGACGCCAAATACAAATGGCTCGGTTTTAAACGGAGCGTCGAGGAAGCGGAGGAAGAACTAAAAAAACGTCCGATTCCCAAATTTAACGTGCCTGAGGAAGAAGAAAAAGAAGAAAAACCGGAAGAAAATGCTGCGGCAGAACCGGAAGCAGCAGCGGAGCCCCCGGTGGCAGAACCCGCCCCGCAGGCCGCGGAAGCTCCGGCAGCCGCAGTGCCAGAAGCGGAACCTGTTCAGCCAGCGGCAAAGCCGCAGCCTGAACCCGCCCAGGCACCCGAACCCGTTGAGGAAGAGATTGAGCTGCTGGATGCCTCCAGTGTGGCCAATGTGCTCAGCGCTGCCATCGAAATCGCCAAGGATGTTGTCGGCGACGATTTTATCCCGGATGAGGCGCCTGTATTTAATGACCCTGCGCCCGCTCCGCAGGCCTCGGACGCAGATTCGGCTCCGGCAGAGGAAGAGGATGACTCCAAGTACAAGTGGCTGGGCTTTAAGGCCACAAATCTGGACGAGGACGACGGCCTTAAAAAGGGCGGTTGGAAGAAAAACTATTAAGCTGAAGGAGTGGTAACATGGATCAGGCACTCATTCTGATTGATTATACCTATGATTTTGTAGCGCCCGACGGCAAGCTGACCGCCGGCGCGCCCGCCCAGGCCATTGATGATAATCTGGCCGCCGCCGTCTCTGAGACCCTTGAGGCCGGCGGCATGGTTTTTGTGGTGAACGATCTGCATCTGGAAAACGACGAGACGCATCCCGAAACCAGGCTGTTTCCGCCCCATAATCTTTTGGGAAGCCCCGGCAGAGCGGTGTATGGAAAGACCGCTGAGCGGCTGAGAAGCTATCAGGCGCTTGAAAACAGGCAGGTTTTTTACATGGACAAGCTCCGCTACTCGGCCTTTGCCGGGACCGCTCTGGATATCCTGCTCAGGCAGAACCAGATCTGGAACCTGGAGCTGGCTGGCGTGTGCACAGACATCTGTGTTCTGCACACGGCCATCAGCGCCTATAATCTGGGTTATGCGGTCACCGTTCACAGAAACCGTGTGGCGAGTTTTAATGCCGAGGGCCACAAGTGGGCGCTGGAGCATTTCAAGTCATCACTGGGATTTACAGTAGTATAAAGGAACAAGGAGATAAGCAATGTTATATTATAAAGCAGATATCGGCGTGATCGGCGGTTCCGGTCTCTATGAGCTGTATCCGGACGTTAAGAAGATTGAGGTGGATACACCCTACGGCAAAACCTCTGACGCCATCAGCCTGGTGACCGTTGGCGATAAAAAGGTGGCCTTTATGCCAAGACACGGCAAGGACCATACCCTGAACCCATCCGAGATCAACTATCGGGCCAACATCGATGCTTTTGCCCAGCTGGGAATCCGGGCGCTGATCTCACCCTGCTGCGTGGGCTCGCTGCGTCCGGAGATCGCACCCGGCGATTTTGTGGTCACCGACCAGTTTATCAACATGACCTCAGGCCGCAGGGATACCTTTAACGAGTCCCCCAATGTGGTGCATCTGAGCTCAGCCGATCCCTACGATTCCGGCCTGCGCCAGATTGCTCTCGAGGAAGCGGAAAAACTGGGCATCAAAACCCACGACGGCGGCACCATTGTCGTGATCAACGGACCGAGGTTCTCAACCCGTGCCGAAAGCCGCATGTTCGCCATGATGGGAGCTGACGTGGTCAATATGACCCAGTATCCGGAGGGGTACCTGTGTCTGGAAAAGGGCATTCCGGTTGTCAACATCGCCCTGATCACAGACTACGACGCCGGACTGGAGGGCCGCCCGGATATCAAGCCGGTACAGGCTGAGGATGTGGTGCGCGTGCTCGAGGATAACAACGACCGTGTAAAACAGCTGATTTTTAAGATGATTGAACGCATATAAAAAAAGATACCTCCCTTAAAATATAGGTGAGGCCAGATTGTCAAAGCGTTAGCGCAGCACGAGACTGCGCCTTTTATCCAGATAAGGAAAAAGGTCCAGGCGCTGCGGATAACGGTCAGGAATCGTGCCGTTTTACTGGAACAGCCGGACAATGGAGAGATCAGGCGTTAACTTCAGTGAAGAAAATGCAGATGTGAGTGCAGTACTCGCAGGACGCTTTTTCTTACTTAGGTAAAAGGCTTTGTCTCACAGTTTTTGACATTCTGCCCTCCCTTAACCAAGGGAGGCTTTTTCAGATACCGAGAAAGGAAGAATGATGAAACCTGTTTATTATGAAAACGGCGCTTTAAAAATGCTTGACCAGACTCTGCTGCCAACCGAGGAGGTAACGCACAGTTACACCGACTACCGTGAGATTGCCGTCGCCATTGTGGATATGATTGTCCGCGGCGCGCCGGCCATCGGCGTGACTGCCGGGTACGGCGTTTATTTTGGCGCGTTGGAATTTGAGAAGCTGCCGCAGCAGGCCTTTTTAAAAGAAATGGAGACTGTCTGCCAGGTGCTCCGTGCAACCCGGCCGACCGCGGTCAACCTGTTTTGGGCAGTGGACCGGATGGAAGGCGTGATCAAGGCCAACGCGGAAAAAACACCGGTGGCGATCACGGCGCTTTTGAAAGCCGAGGCGGACGCCATCTGCGCCGAGGATATCCAGATGTGCCGGGATATGGGCGCTTACGGCGCAGAGCTGATCCACCGCAAGGATACCATCCTGACCCACTGTAACGCAGGCGCCCTCGCCACAGCCGATTACGGGACAGCCCTCGGTGTTGTGCGCGCCGCCTGGGAGGCAGGGAAAGAAATTTCCGTCTACGCCGATGAGACAAGACCCTTTCTGCAGGGAGCCCGTCTGACCGCCTACGAGCTGCACAAGGACGGCATTCCGGTCACGCTGATCACAGACAATATGGCTGGCTGGATGATGAAGCAGGGAAAGATTGACTGTGTGGTGGTAGGTGCGGACCGCATTGCCCGAAATGGCGATGTGGCTAACAAGATCGGAACCTACAGCGTGTCCATTCTGGCAAAGGCTCACGGTATTCCCTTCTACGTGGCGGCGCCGACCTCAACCATTGATTTTAATATGTGGTCTGGCGAGGATATTGTCATTGAAGAGCGGGATACCCGTGAGATCAGCCATATCAAGGGACAGCAGATTGCCCCGGACGGCGTGCGCATGGAAAACCCGGCCTTTGACGTCACCCCGCATCAGAATGTTACGGCCATCATCACCGAGAAGGGCGTTGTGTATCCGCCCTTTGACCTGAGCATCCCCAGGCTTCAGAATGAATAGGAGAGACGAATGAAATACAGTATGTTTTCGTGGTTTGGCTACTTCATGCCCTTTGAGGAGCGCATTGACGTGATCAAAGCCGCCGGCTTTGACGAGGTCATGATTTCCTGGGAGGACGAGTGCGAGCCCTACCATCTGGAAAAAGAAAAATTTCCAGACATTGTGCGGAGCAAAGAGCTTGGGATCACCAATATTCACGCGCCCTTTATTGGTTATAACGACATTTGGGAAAAGGAGCCTGCACAAACCAGAGAGCTTTTAGAAACCTTTGTCAGCTTTGTGCGGGACTGCCGAACCTTTGAGATTCCGGCTGTGGTGGTGCACACCAATGATCTGGACCTCGGCCCCTATAAGTGGGAAAACGGCCTAGCCTTTTTCTCAGCGCTGGCGGAGGCCGGAGAGAAGTACGGAGTGGATATCGCAGTCGAAAATGTGTCGCGCCCGTTTTTGCTGAAAGGCCTGCTGGACGCCATTCATACCGACCATTTTGGCATGTGCTATGACAGTTCCCATGATTATATGCTGCACTGCGGCAGAGGAAAGATCCTCAAAACCTATAAAGACCGCATCAAGGCGCTGCACCTGTCCGATAACGACCTGCACATCGACCGGCACTGGATACCGGGCGAGGGAGAGATTCCCTTCGGTGAGGTCATGCCGGAGATTTTGAGTACGGGGATCGACTTTATCTCCTACGAGGTCATTGCCAGCGAAGAATGGAAAAAGCGGGAGCCCCTTGATTTCTGCCGTGCGGTTCGCAGCAGTCTGGACCTGGATAACAATAATTTCTAATTGCACAATTCGGGGATTTGTGCTAAACTTCAATTAACAACTTAATGATGCTGTTTTGTTAGAGGAAAGCGGTTGAAATCCGCTACAGCCCCCGCTACTGTAATTGCAGACAAGATCCTCATAGACCACTGTCAGGCGTATCCTGATGGGAAGGGAGGATGGAGAAGGAAGCAAGAGTCAGGACACTTGAAGCAAAGCAATATAATCACTTCGGAGGGAAGCAGAGGATTGTATGTCACAAATAATCCGGCCTTTCCTTTGGGGTCGGTTTTCTTTGTTTTAAGCAGTTTTAAATTTTTGGGAGGGACCAATGAAAAAGAGAGTATTGAAAAGTTTGCTGATGGCCCTGGCCTGTGCGGCGCTGTTATCTGGCGCGGCGGGCTGCAGTTCAAAGGATCAGGGGAGCGGCAGCGTGTCCGGCGCAGTGACCGGAGACACCGCTTATCCCGTTTCCATTACCGATGATCTGGGAAATAATGTGGAAATCGAAAAGGAACCCACAAAGATCGTTTCTCTGTCGCCCGCGAATACCGAAATCCTGTTCGCGCTGGGTGTGGGAGACAAGGTGGTCGGAAAGACAGATTACTGCAATTATCCGGAGGAAGCCGCCCAGGTGGCAACCATCGGTGATTACAATAACCCCAATGTGGAAAAGATTATTTCTTTGGCGCCGGACGTTATTCTGGCGGGTGATCTGATCAGCGATGACGTCCGCAGCCAGCTTGAAGCCACGGGCGCGAAGGTCATTACCTATACACCGATGTCAGTAGACGCGGTGGAAAGCACCATCATCAACACAGGTAAGGTGGTTAACACCAATGATAAGGCCAGGGAAATCACTGACAGCATGACGAAAAAATACGAAGAAATCAAGGAAAAGGCAGCGGCGGCTGACCCGCAGAAATCCGTTTTTATTGATATCGGTGGTTACTACAGCGCTGGGGACAACTCCCTGCTGGGCAACATGCTCAAGGATATTAACGCCAAAAACATTGCCTCCGACGCCGGCACAGACTGGCCGCAGCTGAGCGTTGAACAGATCATCGCAAAGAACCCGGATGTCTATGTGTCCTTCTTTACCACACCGGACGAAATTAAAAAGGTACCGGGCTTTGACCAGATCAATGCGGTTAAGAATAACGCCATTGTCTACTATGAAATGCTTTCTCCGGACAGCGACCTGATCCAGCGTCCAGGACCCCGTATTGTCGATGGACTGGAGCTTCTGGCTACAGCGGTCTACCCGGACCAATTTAAGTAAAAAGACTTCTCCGCAGGTGCCAGCCGCCTGCGGAGGTTTTAAACAGACGGTTAAGGAAGAGGACGGATGAAAATAAAGTTAAAAAAATACGCGATGCCCTTATCCATTGCAGGGTGCCTGATCTTAATTTATTTATGCACCATCGTAGGCATTACCTCCATTCCCTTTGGCGAGGCCAACCGGATTTTGCTGCATGAAGTCCTGCACCTGCCTGTGAATATGGATGGCATCTCTGCCGGCAACATTGCGATTATCTGGAATGTCCGGCTGCCACGGGTCATTCTGGGCTTTCTGACAGGTGGGGCGCTGGCGGTCTGCGGCGCAGCCTACCAGGGGATTTTTAAGAATCCCATGGCGGATCCTTTTATTCTGGGGGTTTCCTCCGGCGCTGCGCTGGGCGCTTCCATCGGCATTGTCATGCATTTTTCAACAGGCTTCCTGGGATTGAACGGAATCGCTGTTTTGGCCTTTGTAGGCGCCTTTCTGGCGATCTTTTTAGTGTACAACATTTCAAAGGTCGGGAGAAAAGTGCCGGTTGCGTCCCTTCTGCTGAGCGGGATCGCCGTGAGCCAGTCGCTGACGGCTTTTATGTCCCTGCTTATGATTTTCAATGTTCAGAGCATGAATCAGATTATGTTCTGGACCATGGGCAGTCTGAACGGTAAGGGATGGAGCCAGGTAATCACTGTTTTGCCTTACGTTATTATCGGGTGCCTGATTTTATTCACCACGGTCCGGGAGCTGGATATCATGCTTCTCGGTGAGGATGCTGCCACACAACTGGGTGTCAATACCGACCACCTGAAGAAAAAGGTGCTGGTTGTCTCATCGGTGATCACCGCGGCGGTGGTCTCTGTGACCGGGATTATCGGCTTTGTCGGCCTGGTGGTGCCGCACATTGTGCGGATTTTATCCGGGCCCAAGCACCGGATTCTGCTGCCCTTTTCACTGGTATTCGGCGGCACCTTCCTCATTATCTGTGACACGCTGGCCCGGACGGTTTCCTCACAGGAAATCCCCGTCGGGATCATCACCGCTGCCTTTGGCGGCCCCTTCTTTATTTACCTTCTGCGT
Encoded proteins:
- a CDS encoding nitrogen-fixing protein NifU; protein product: MEYSHEVNSMCCVASNANHGCAPIPEEGRWVQAKEVKDISGLTHGVGWCAPQQGACKLTLNVKDGIIQEALIETIGCSGMTHSAAMASEILPGKTILEALNTDLVCDAINTAMRELFLQIVYGRTQTAFSEDGLPVGAGLEDLGKGLRSQVGTMYGTLAKGPRYLEMAEGYVTKVALNEKDEIIGYAFVQLGKMMENIKKGMDPKEAMDAASGQYGQFDGAAKYIDPRNE
- a CDS encoding DUF2284 domain-containing protein, with amino-acid sequence MDYIHKFSIGPVEMDKMLEEYHQLRKTRRYCAACPNYNKYWSCPDYAFDEALFLKEFKYMYLIAREYEIPREDRQKIFGIQPVAEYCKQVMQAMKVESWKDLLDLEAEFPGTLSLMPGNCHVCDISGEGCAKPKGQKCRHPELMRFSLESLGFDVDAICKYEIGVLLLWPKEGHLPEKLCAVMALMSNEKISMDAIKAHFPDAKKSWLRFSDTAPEARNEVRPSVKRQESWIDNMKKQNLEKAEDPAYKPQKSWIGFKSEALDSGEYVKERPWREEAPEEAPAAPEETAALAEEMIESSAEPVPDAEPEAAAAEPLAQPDTTSSEDEEDAKYKWLGFKRSVEEAEEELKKRPIPKFNVPEEEEKEEKPEENAAAEPEAAAEPPVAEPAPQAAEAPAAAVPEAEPVQPAAKPQPEPAQAPEPVEEEIELLDASSVANVLSAAIEIAKDVVGDDFIPDEAPVFNDPAPAPQASDADSAPAEEEDDSKYKWLGFKATNLDEDDGLKKGGWKKNY
- a CDS encoding isochorismatase family cysteine hydrolase, with translation MDQALILIDYTYDFVAPDGKLTAGAPAQAIDDNLAAAVSETLEAGGMVFVVNDLHLENDETHPETRLFPPHNLLGSPGRAVYGKTAERLRSYQALENRQVFYMDKLRYSAFAGTALDILLRQNQIWNLELAGVCTDICVLHTAISAYNLGYAVTVHRNRVASFNAEGHKWALEHFKSSLGFTVV
- a CDS encoding MTAP family purine nucleoside phosphorylase, with the protein product MLYYKADIGVIGGSGLYELYPDVKKIEVDTPYGKTSDAISLVTVGDKKVAFMPRHGKDHTLNPSEINYRANIDAFAQLGIRALISPCCVGSLRPEIAPGDFVVTDQFINMTSGRRDTFNESPNVVHLSSADPYDSGLRQIALEEAEKLGIKTHDGGTIVVINGPRFSTRAESRMFAMMGADVVNMTQYPEGYLCLEKGIPVVNIALITDYDAGLEGRPDIKPVQAEDVVRVLEDNNDRVKQLIFKMIERI
- the mtnA gene encoding S-methyl-5-thioribose-1-phosphate isomerase, giving the protein MKPVYYENGALKMLDQTLLPTEEVTHSYTDYREIAVAIVDMIVRGAPAIGVTAGYGVYFGALEFEKLPQQAFLKEMETVCQVLRATRPTAVNLFWAVDRMEGVIKANAEKTPVAITALLKAEADAICAEDIQMCRDMGAYGAELIHRKDTILTHCNAGALATADYGTALGVVRAAWEAGKEISVYADETRPFLQGARLTAYELHKDGIPVTLITDNMAGWMMKQGKIDCVVVGADRIARNGDVANKIGTYSVSILAKAHGIPFYVAAPTSTIDFNMWSGEDIVIEERDTREISHIKGQQIAPDGVRMENPAFDVTPHQNVTAIITEKGVVYPPFDLSIPRLQNE
- a CDS encoding sugar phosphate isomerase/epimerase → MKYSMFSWFGYFMPFEERIDVIKAAGFDEVMISWEDECEPYHLEKEKFPDIVRSKELGITNIHAPFIGYNDIWEKEPAQTRELLETFVSFVRDCRTFEIPAVVVHTNDLDLGPYKWENGLAFFSALAEAGEKYGVDIAVENVSRPFLLKGLLDAIHTDHFGMCYDSSHDYMLHCGRGKILKTYKDRIKALHLSDNDLHIDRHWIPGEGEIPFGEVMPEILSTGIDFISYEVIASEEWKKREPLDFCRAVRSSLDLDNNNF
- a CDS encoding ABC transporter substrate-binding protein — its product is MKKRVLKSLLMALACAALLSGAAGCSSKDQGSGSVSGAVTGDTAYPVSITDDLGNNVEIEKEPTKIVSLSPANTEILFALGVGDKVVGKTDYCNYPEEAAQVATIGDYNNPNVEKIISLAPDVILAGDLISDDVRSQLEATGAKVITYTPMSVDAVESTIINTGKVVNTNDKAREITDSMTKKYEEIKEKAAAADPQKSVFIDIGGYYSAGDNSLLGNMLKDINAKNIASDAGTDWPQLSVEQIIAKNPDVYVSFFTTPDEIKKVPGFDQINAVKNNAIVYYEMLSPDSDLIQRPGPRIVDGLELLATAVYPDQFK
- a CDS encoding iron chelate uptake ABC transporter family permease subunit → MKIKLKKYAMPLSIAGCLILIYLCTIVGITSIPFGEANRILLHEVLHLPVNMDGISAGNIAIIWNVRLPRVILGFLTGGALAVCGAAYQGIFKNPMADPFILGVSSGAALGASIGIVMHFSTGFLGLNGIAVLAFVGAFLAIFLVYNISKVGRKVPVASLLLSGIAVSQSLTAFMSLLMIFNVQSMNQIMFWTMGSLNGKGWSQVITVLPYVIIGCLILFTTVRELDIMLLGEDAATQLGVNTDHLKKKVLVVSSVITAAVVSVTGIIGFVGLVVPHIVRILSGPKHRILLPFSLVFGGTFLIICDTLARTVSSQEIPVGIITAAFGGPFFIYLLRKSKKGGTR